Proteins from one Streptococcus mitis B6 genomic window:
- a CDS encoding CoA-binding protein — MSQEFINPSDGVIRQYLATSKTLAVVGLSDREETTSNRVTKEMQARGYKIIPVNPKVAGGEILGEKAYASLAEIPFPVDIVNVYRRSEFLPDVARDFLKADARIFWAQLGLESLEAEEILRAGGCDDIVMNRCIKREHTRLIEEV, encoded by the coding sequence ATGAGTCAAGAATTTATCAATCCAAGTGATGGCGTGATTCGTCAGTATCTCGCAACGAGTAAAACCCTTGCTGTGGTGGGCTTGTCTGACCGTGAGGAAACAACTAGCAATCGAGTGACCAAGGAAATGCAGGCTCGGGGTTATAAAATCATCCCAGTCAATCCCAAGGTGGCAGGTGGCGAAATATTGGGTGAAAAGGCTTATGCAAGCCTCGCTGAGATTCCTTTTCCTGTAGATATTGTCAATGTTTACCGTCGCAGTGAGTTTTTGCCAGATGTGGCGCGTGATTTTCTCAAGGCTGATGCTAGGATTTTTTGGGCACAGCTAGGACTTGAAAGTCTAGAAGCGGAAGAAATCTTGCGTGCTGGTGGATGTGATGATATCGTGATGAATCGCTGTATCAAGAGAGAACATACACGCTTGATTGAGGAAGTATAA
- a CDS encoding YeiH family protein produces the protein MSFLSKNGAGILACLLISIVSWCLGGFFPVIGAPVFAIFIGMLLHPFLSSYKQLDAGLTFSSKKLLQYAVVLLGFGLNISQVFAVGQSSLPVILSTISIALIIAYFFQRFFALDTKLATLVGVGSSICGGSAIAATAPVIHAKEKEVAQAISVIFFFNVLAALIFPTLGTWLHLSNEGFALFAGTAVNDTSSVTATASAWDSLYQTNTLESATIVKLTRTLAIIPITLFLSYWQSRQQKNKQDLQLKKVFPLFILYFILASLLTTLLTSLGISSSFFTPLKQLSKFLIIMAMSAIGLKTNLVAMVKSSGKSIILGAICWIAIILTSLGMQTLIDIF, from the coding sequence ATGTCATTTCTATCAAAAAATGGAGCAGGTATCTTGGCCTGCCTTCTCATTTCTATCGTATCTTGGTGCTTAGGAGGATTCTTCCCTGTTATTGGCGCGCCCGTTTTTGCCATTTTCATAGGCATGCTCCTACATCCCTTTCTCTCGTCCTATAAACAACTGGATGCGGGGTTGACCTTTAGTTCTAAAAAATTGCTCCAATATGCCGTTGTCTTGCTTGGTTTTGGTCTCAATATCTCGCAGGTCTTCGCAGTTGGCCAATCTTCGCTCCCTGTCATCCTGTCCACTATCTCAATAGCTCTTATTATTGCCTACTTCTTCCAGCGTTTCTTTGCACTGGACACAAAACTGGCTACCTTGGTTGGAGTAGGTTCTTCTATCTGTGGTGGCTCTGCCATTGCAGCGACAGCGCCCGTTATCCATGCCAAGGAAAAGGAAGTAGCCCAAGCCATCTCCGTTATCTTTTTCTTCAATGTCTTGGCTGCGCTCATCTTTCCAACTCTAGGAACCTGGCTTCATCTATCCAATGAAGGCTTCGCCCTCTTTGCAGGAACTGCGGTCAATGATACTTCCTCTGTAACAGCCACAGCCAGCGCCTGGGACAGTCTCTACCAGACCAATACCCTCGAATCCGCAACCATTGTCAAACTCACGCGCACCCTAGCTATCATCCCCATCACTCTCTTTCTCTCCTACTGGCAAAGTCGCCAACAAAAAAATAAGCAAGACCTGCAACTGAAAAAAGTCTTCCCACTTTTTATCCTTTACTTTATCCTCGCATCTCTTCTAACTACCCTCCTGACCTCTCTCGGGATATCCAGTAGTTTCTTTACCCCTCTCAAACAACTTTCCAAATTCCTCATTATCATGGCCATGAGTGCTATCGGTCTCAAAACCAATCTGGTCGCTATGGTCAAATCCAGCGGAAAATCCATTATTCTCGGAGCCATCTGCTGGATTGCCATCATCCTCACCAGCCTTGGTATGCAGACCCTTATCGACATTTTCTAA
- a CDS encoding pyridoxal phosphate-dependent aminotransferase, producing MDLTKRFNKQLDKIQVSLIRQFDQAISEIPGVLRLTLGEPDFTTPDHVKEAAKRAIDQNQSYYTGMSGLLTLRQAASNFVKEKYQLDYAPENEILVTIGATEALSATLTAILEEGDKVLLPAPAYPGYEPIVNLVGAEVVEIDTTENGFVLTPEMLEKAILEQGDKLKAVILNYPANPTGITYSREQLEALAAVLRKYEIFVVCDEVYSELTYTGEAHVSLGTMLRDQAIIINGLSKSHAMTGWRLGLIFAPVVFTAQLIKSHQYLVTAANTMAQHAAVEALTAGKNDAEPMKKEYIQRRDYIIEKMTALGFEIIKPDGAFYIFAKIPAGYNQDSFAFLKDFAQKKAVAFIPGAAFGRYGEGYVRLSYAASMETIKEAMKRLEEYMREA from the coding sequence ATGGATTTAACTAAGCGCTTTAATAAACAGTTAGATAAGATTCAAGTTTCGTTGATTCGTCAGTTTGATCAGGCTATTTCTGAGATTCCTGGGGTCTTGCGTTTGACCTTGGGGGAACCTGATTTTACAACGCCAGATCATGTCAAGGAGGCGGCCAAGCGAGCGATTGATCAGAATCAATCCTACTATACAGGGATGAGTGGTCTGCTGACTCTACGTCAGGCGGCCAGTAACTTTGTTAAGGAAAAGTACCAACTGGACTATGCTCCTGAAAATGAAATCTTGGTTACAATTGGGGCGACAGAGGCTTTATCTGCTACTTTGACGGCTATTTTGGAAGAGGGAGACAAGGTGCTCTTGCCAGCTCCTGCTTATCCAGGCTATGAACCGATTGTCAATCTAGTTGGGGCAGAGGTTGTCGAGATTGATACGACTGAAAATGGTTTTGTCTTGACTCCTGAGATGTTGGAGAAAGCTATTTTGGAGCAGGGTGATAAGCTCAAGGCGGTTATTCTCAATTATCCAGCTAATCCGACAGGAATTACCTATAGTCGGGAGCAGTTGGAAGCCTTGGCAGCTGTTTTACGCAAGTACGAAATTTTTGTTGTCTGTGATGAGGTTTACTCAGAATTGACCTATACAGGCGAAGCCCATGTGTCTCTGGGAACCATGTTGAGAGATCAGGCTATTATTATCAATGGTTTGTCTAAATCGCATGCCATGACAGGTTGGCGTTTGGGCTTGATTTTCGCTCCTGTGGTCTTCACAGCCCAGTTAATCAAGAGTCACCAGTACTTGGTCACTGCCGCAAATACTATGGCTCAACATGCTGCGGTGGAAGCCTTGACGGCTGGTAAAAACGATGCGGAGCCTATGAAGAAGGAATACATCCAGCGTCGGGACTATATTATCGAGAAAATGACTGCTCTTGGTTTTGAAATTATCAAACCAGACGGTGCCTTCTATATATTTGCTAAGATTCCAGCGGGTTACAATCAAGACTCCTTTGCTTTTCTGAAGGATTTTGCTCAGAAGAAGGCCGTTGCCTTTATCCCTGGTGCTGCCTTTGGGCGTTATGGAGAAGGCTATGTGCGTCTGTCATATGCGGCCAGCATGGAGACTATCAAAGAAGCTATGAAACGACTTGAGGAGTACATGAGAGAAGCATGA
- the recO gene encoding DNA repair protein RecO, translating into MIQSITSQGLVLYNRNFREDDKLVKIFTEQAGKRMFFVKHVGQSKLAPVIQPLVLARFLLRINDDGLSYIEDYHEVMTFPKINSDLFVMAYATYVAALADASLQDNQQDASLFAFLQKTLELMEAGLDYQVLTNIFEIQILTRFGISLNFNECVFCHRIGQAFDFSFKYGACLCPEHYHEDERRCHLNPNIPYLLNQFQAIDFETLETISLKPEIKQELRQFMDQLYEEYVGIHLKSKKFIDSLSDWGQLLKEEKK; encoded by the coding sequence ATGATTCAGTCTATCACGAGTCAAGGCTTGGTGCTCTACAATCGCAATTTTCGTGAGGATGACAAGCTCGTCAAGATTTTTACAGAGCAGGCTGGTAAGCGCATGTTTTTCGTCAAACACGTTGGTCAGTCCAAACTGGCGCCGGTTATTCAGCCTTTGGTGCTGGCTCGATTTCTCTTGCGAATCAATGATGATGGGCTTAGCTACATCGAGGACTATCATGAGGTTATGACCTTTCCCAAGATTAATAGTGACCTCTTTGTCATGGCCTATGCGACCTATGTAGCGGCTCTTGCAGATGCTAGTTTGCAGGACAATCAGCAGGATGCTTCCTTGTTTGCTTTTTTGCAAAAGACTTTGGAGTTGATGGAAGCTGGCTTGGATTATCAGGTTTTGACCAATATTTTTGAAATTCAAATCTTGACCAGATTTGGAATCAGCCTCAATTTTAATGAGTGTGTCTTTTGCCATCGGATCGGTCAGGCTTTTGACTTTTCTTTCAAATATGGAGCCTGCCTCTGTCCAGAGCATTATCATGAGGATGAGAGACGTTGCCATCTCAATCCCAATATCCCTTATCTGCTCAATCAATTTCAAGCCATTGATTTTGAGACCTTGGAGACCATTTCGCTCAAGCCTGAAATCAAGCAAGAGCTACGCCAATTTATGGATCAACTCTACGAAGAGTACGTTGGGATTCACCTAAAATCAAAGAAATTTATTGATTCCCTATCAGACTGGGGACAATTACTAAAAGAGGAAAAGAAATGA
- the plsX gene encoding phosphate acyltransferase PlsX, with the protein MKKIAVDAMGGDYAPQAIVEGVNQALADFSDIEVQLYGDEAKIKQYLTATERVSIIHTDEKIDSDDEPTRAIRKKKNASMVLAAKAVKEGEADAVLSAGNTGALLAAGFFIVGRIKNIDRPGLMSTLPTTDGKGFDMLDLGANAENTAQHLHQYAVLGSFYAKNVRGIAQPRVGLLNNGTESSKGDPLRKETYELLAADDSLNFIGNVEARDLMNGVADVVVADGFTGNAVLKSIEGTAMGIMGLLKTAITGGGLRAKLGALLLKDSLRGLKKQLNYSDVGGAVLFGVKAPVVKTHGSSDAKAVYSTIRQIRTMLETDVVAQTAREFSGE; encoded by the coding sequence ATGAAAAAAATCGCAGTAGATGCCATGGGAGGCGATTACGCACCTCAGGCCATCGTTGAGGGTGTCAATCAAGCCCTTGCTGACTTTTCAGATATTGAAGTTCAACTCTACGGAGATGAGGCTAAAATCAAGCAATATCTGACAGCGACAGAGCGCGTCAGCATTATCCATACGGATGAGAAGATTGATTCAGACGATGAACCTACGAGAGCTATTCGGAAGAAGAAAAATGCCAGTATGGTCTTGGCGGCCAAGGCTGTCAAAGAGGGAGAGGCAGACGCCGTTCTCTCAGCTGGGAATACAGGTGCTTTACTAGCAGCAGGATTTTTCATCGTAGGTCGTATCAAGAATATCGACCGTCCTGGACTCATGTCAACCCTACCAACTACAGATGGAAAAGGCTTTGACATGCTGGACCTCGGTGCCAATGCGGAAAATACAGCCCAGCACCTCCATCAATATGCGGTTCTAGGTTCCTTCTATGCTAAAAATGTTCGTGGCATTGCGCAACCACGCGTTGGCTTGCTCAATAACGGAACAGAGAGTAGTAAGGGCGACCCGCTTCGTAAGGAAACTTACGAATTACTAGCAGCTGATGATAGTTTGAACTTTATCGGAAACGTGGAAGCGCGTGATTTGATGAATGGCGTTGCAGATGTTGTTGTGGCAGATGGTTTCACGGGAAACGCTGTGCTCAAATCCATCGAAGGGACAGCTATGGGAATCATGGGCTTGCTCAAGACCGCTATTACAGGTGGTGGTCTTCGAGCGAAACTAGGTGCCCTCCTTCTCAAGGACAGCCTCAGAGGTTTGAAAAAGCAGCTCAACTACTCAGATGTTGGTGGAGCGGTCTTGTTTGGTGTTAAGGCACCTGTTGTCAAAACTCATGGCTCAAGTGATGCCAAGGCTGTTTATAGTACGATTCGCCAGATTCGTACCATGCTAGAGACAGACGTAGTTGCCCAGACTGCGCGTGAATTTTCAGGAGAATAA
- a CDS encoding acyl carrier protein encodes MTEKEIFDRIVTIIQERQGEDFVVTESLSLKDDLDADSVDLMEFILTLEDEFSIEISDEEIDQLQSVGDVVKIIQAK; translated from the coding sequence ATGACAGAAAAAGAAATTTTTGACCGTATTGTGACCATTATCCAAGAGCGACAGGGAGAGGACTTTGTCGTGACAGAATCCTTGAGTCTGAAAGACGATTTGGATGCTGACTCAGTTGACTTAATGGAGTTTATCTTGACGCTGGAAGATGAATTTAGTATCGAAATCAGCGATGAGGAAATTGACCAACTGCAAAGTGTAGGAGATGTGGTTAAAATCATTCAAGCAAAATAA